From the genome of Faecalibacterium prausnitzii:
ATGTCGACTACCGCAGCCTCGTCAAAGTGTGGCCGGTGCATGTGGCCCTGACCTGGGGTCTGGTGCTGCCGACGCTGTTCATCCGGAACGTGACCGTCGGCCCGCTGACCATCGGCTACAATGCAGGCGACACCGACAACTACTCCTGGTACAAGCTGGGCGGCTTCACCCTGCAGCCCACCGAGCTGGCCAAGATCAGCTTCATCCTGACCTTTGCGATGCACCTGAACAATGTGCGGGGGCACATCAACGAGCCGAAGGAGCTGGGCAAGCTGCTGCTGCATCTGGCCGTCCCCATCCTCATCATCCATGTGCAGGGCGACGACGGCACGGCCATCATCTATGCCATCATCGGGTGCAGCATGATGTTTGCGGCGGGCCTGAGCTGGAAGTATATCATCGGGGCGCTGGCGGCAGCGGGCATGGCAATGGCAGCGGCCTTTGCCTTTTTCAGCGATAAGATCGGCAAGGGCTACCAGTGGTACCGCATCCTGGCTGTGCTGGACCCGGAGAACAAGACCGGCTGGGCCCCCAGCGAGGCCGTCTGGAAGAACATCATCTACCAGCAGCAGCGCGGTGAGATCGCGCTGGGCAGCGGCGGCATCTTCGGCAACGGCCTCTTTGGCGGCGGTTATTACAGTGTGCCCAACGCCCACAACGACTTCATCTTCAGCTGGATCGGCAACGTGACGGGCTTTGTGGGCTGCTGTGTGGTGCTGGGGGTGCTGTTCGCCATCGTCATCAAGACCTTCTTGACCGGTGCCCGCAGCGAAGATCTGCTGGGTACCTTCATCTGCGCCGGCATCGGCGGGGCGCTCATGGCCCAGATCGCGGTCAATGTGGGGATGAACCTGCGCGTCCTGCCCGTCATCGGCGTCACTCTGCCGTTCTATTCGGCGGGCGGCAGCTCGGTGATGATGCTGTATATCTGCGTTGGGCTGGTGCTGTCGGTCTATATCCACAATACGAAAAAATTGTTTGGTTGATTAGGAAAAAGGAAAAGAGAGTTTATGGAAATATCTGCGGAAATGACCCTGCGGGAAAAGGTGATGAAGTACGTCAAGCAGTACGTCCTCATCACAC
Proteins encoded in this window:
- a CDS encoding FtsW/RodA/SpoVE family cell cycle protein, yielding MESIQRYFKRTDKVYLLLCIFSSVMACVALSSWAAKQGNGFAVDEITGQITGIGDYRRALVQGVSALVGIAVALLLSNVDYRSLVKVWPVHVALTWGLVLPTLFIRNVTVGPLTIGYNAGDTDNYSWYKLGGFTLQPTELAKISFILTFAMHLNNVRGHINEPKELGKLLLHLAVPILIIHVQGDDGTAIIYAIIGCSMMFAAGLSWKYIIGALAAAGMAMAAAFAFFSDKIGKGYQWYRILAVLDPENKTGWAPSEAVWKNIIYQQQRGEIALGSGGIFGNGLFGGGYYSVPNAHNDFIFSWIGNVTGFVGCCVVLGVLFAIVIKTFLTGARSEDLLGTFICAGIGGALMAQIAVNVGMNLRVLPVIGVTLPFYSAGGSSVMMLYICVGLVLSVYIHNTKKLFG